The following proteins are encoded in a genomic region of Deltaproteobacteria bacterium:
- a CDS encoding DUF302 domain-containing protein: MRRSSTRRRRFRRTTDALKAEGLGVLTTIDVQDTLQKKLDANFRRFVIHGACSPVLAQRALTAELGVGLLPCSVTVFQGDGDSVVVQVVKPAAMFEVIQKPELEPVAREADERLKPPKSRSTSR; the protein is encoded by the coding sequence TTGCGTCGCTCGAGCACACGCCGCCGCCGATTCCGGCGCACCACCGACGCGCTCAAAGCCGAGGGCCTCGGCGTGCTCACCACCATCGACGTCCAGGACACGCTCCAGAAGAAGCTCGACGCCAACTTTCGCAGGTTCGTGATCCACGGCGCGTGCAGCCCCGTGCTCGCGCAGCGCGCGCTCACCGCCGAGCTGGGCGTGGGCTTGCTGCCATGCAGTGTGACCGTGTTCCAGGGCGACGGCGACAGCGTGGTGGTCCAGGTGGTGAAACCCGCCGCCATGTTCGAGGTCATCCAGAAACCGGAGCTGGAGCCCGTTGCCCGCGAGGCCGACGAGCGGCTGAAGCCGCCAAAATCTAGATCGACTTCGAGGTGA
- a CDS encoding HAD-IC family P-type ATPase, which translates to MALPADAKPKLDALRDAPPLAQTLGALAVDPARGLSPDEVGTRQVRDGRNELSEEKPNRLRQLARKFWGLSAWMLELIAVLSLALGKRADLVLSLLLLLVNAVISFSEERRAATALEALRSRLRVTARVLRMGSWSSLPAAELVAGDVIRLRAGDFVPADVQLVSGELRVDQSSLTGESREVEVREAQPAFSGSVVRRGEATAVVLRTGARTLFGRTAELVRTAKPHSHVEAVTARVVRWLFAVVGALVVLAAAMALVRGLPLSQVAPLALVLLMSAIPVALPVMFTVSMSFGAAELLRAGVLVTRLDATEDAASMDVLCVDKTGTLTRNQLQLVAAIPLDGATETEVLRLAAMASQDANRDPIDLAVLEGARQRGLPTFEQLDFKPFSADTRRTEAVALQDGVRWHAVKGALNTLTALCGLTGEAAASVDRRSHDSAGAGQRILAVAGAREGEPLRLVGLLALEDPVRPDAGELVHELRERGVRVLMLTGDAAPVAQRVASGLGLGSIAHASELRESGPDGATASALLTRVGGLAEVFPEDKFAVVKALQAAGHVVGMTGDGVNDAPALRQAEVGVAVREATDVARGAASAVLTGEGLASLVQLVETGRGVFQRVLTWILCKVSRTLFSASFVTLAYFVTGRFVISALGMLVLTFVTDFPKVALATDRTPDAPEPQRWDLRRFLPAALAVGVAMVAEAAGALALAWRPLDLEHQQGLLETYSFVILLGFSTFSLASLRERRAFWRSWPSGTLSLSMVVALVAGTAAATFGLPGLQALPLAWCAIALGVSAACSLTMNDALKVLSLRVTSKSI; encoded by the coding sequence ATGGCCCTGCCCGCCGACGCGAAGCCCAAGCTCGACGCCCTCCGCGACGCGCCCCCGCTCGCGCAGACGCTCGGGGCGCTGGCCGTGGATCCCGCGCGCGGGCTCTCGCCCGACGAGGTCGGCACGCGCCAGGTGCGCGATGGGCGCAACGAGCTGTCCGAGGAGAAGCCCAACCGGCTGCGCCAGCTCGCCCGGAAGTTCTGGGGCCTCTCGGCGTGGATGCTGGAGCTCATCGCGGTGCTCTCGCTGGCCCTCGGCAAGCGCGCCGACCTGGTGCTCTCGCTCCTGCTGCTGCTGGTGAACGCGGTCATCTCGTTCTCCGAGGAGCGGCGCGCCGCCACCGCGCTGGAGGCGCTGCGCAGCCGGCTGCGGGTGACGGCGCGGGTGCTGAGGATGGGGAGCTGGTCGAGCCTCCCGGCGGCCGAGCTGGTCGCCGGCGACGTCATCCGCTTGCGCGCCGGAGACTTCGTCCCCGCGGACGTGCAGCTCGTCTCGGGCGAGCTGCGGGTGGATCAATCGTCGCTGACCGGCGAGTCGCGCGAGGTCGAGGTTCGCGAAGCGCAGCCCGCGTTCTCGGGGTCGGTGGTGCGGCGCGGCGAGGCCACGGCGGTGGTGCTGCGCACGGGCGCGCGCACCCTCTTCGGCCGGACCGCCGAGCTGGTGCGGACCGCGAAGCCCCACTCGCACGTCGAGGCTGTCACGGCGCGCGTGGTCCGCTGGCTCTTCGCCGTGGTGGGTGCGCTGGTGGTGTTGGCCGCGGCCATGGCGCTCGTCCGTGGGCTGCCGCTGTCACAGGTCGCGCCGCTCGCGCTGGTGCTGCTCATGAGCGCGATCCCCGTCGCGCTGCCGGTGATGTTCACGGTGAGCATGTCGTTTGGCGCTGCGGAGCTGTTGCGCGCGGGCGTGCTCGTCACCCGGCTCGACGCCACGGAGGACGCGGCGTCGATGGACGTGCTGTGCGTGGACAAGACCGGCACCCTCACCCGCAACCAGCTCCAGCTCGTGGCCGCGATTCCCCTCGATGGTGCGACCGAGACCGAGGTGCTTCGGCTCGCGGCCATGGCCTCCCAGGACGCCAACCGCGATCCCATCGACCTCGCGGTGCTGGAGGGAGCGCGACAACGTGGCCTTCCCACCTTCGAGCAGCTCGACTTCAAGCCCTTCTCCGCCGACACGCGCCGGACCGAGGCCGTCGCGCTTCAGGACGGCGTCCGCTGGCACGCGGTGAAGGGTGCGCTGAACACCCTGACCGCGCTCTGCGGGCTCACGGGCGAAGCTGCGGCCTCCGTGGATCGCCGCAGCCACGACAGCGCCGGTGCAGGTCAGCGCATCCTCGCCGTCGCAGGCGCGCGCGAGGGCGAGCCGCTGAGGCTGGTGGGCCTGCTGGCGCTGGAGGACCCGGTCCGACCCGATGCAGGCGAGCTCGTGCACGAGCTCCGCGAGCGCGGCGTCCGCGTGCTCATGCTCACCGGCGACGCCGCGCCCGTCGCGCAACGTGTGGCCAGCGGGTTGGGGTTGGGCTCGATCGCACACGCCAGCGAGCTGCGCGAGAGCGGTCCCGACGGCGCGACGGCCTCCGCGCTCCTGACCCGCGTCGGCGGTCTCGCCGAGGTCTTCCCCGAGGACAAGTTCGCGGTGGTGAAGGCGCTCCAGGCCGCGGGGCACGTGGTGGGCATGACCGGCGACGGCGTCAACGACGCGCCCGCACTGCGCCAGGCCGAGGTGGGCGTGGCCGTCCGCGAGGCCACCGACGTCGCGCGCGGAGCGGCCAGCGCGGTGCTCACCGGCGAGGGCCTCGCGAGCCTGGTGCAGCTCGTGGAGACCGGCCGCGGCGTGTTTCAGCGCGTGCTCACCTGGATCCTCTGCAAGGTGAGCCGCACCCTCTTCAGCGCGTCGTTCGTCACCCTCGCCTACTTCGTCACCGGGCGCTTCGTGATCTCCGCGCTGGGCATGCTGGTGCTCACCTTCGTGACCGACTTCCCCAAGGTCGCGCTGGCCACCGATCGGACCCCGGACGCGCCCGAACCCCAGCGCTGGGACTTGCGCCGGTTCCTGCCCGCAGCGCTCGCGGTGGGCGTGGCGATGGTCGCGGAGGCGGCGGGCGCGCTCGCGCTCGCGTGGCGGCCGCTCGATCTCGAGCACCAGCAAGGGCTGCTCGAGACGTACAGCTTCGTCATCCTGCTCGGCTTCTCGACCTTCTCGCTGGCTTCGTTGCGCGAGCGGCGCGCGTTCTGGCGCTCGTGGCCGAGCGGGACGTTGAGTTTGTCGATGGTCGTCGCCCTCGTGGCCGGCACCGCCGCCGCGACCTTCGGGCTGCCTGGGCTGCAGGCGCTTCCACTCGCGTGGTGCGCAATCGCGCTCGGCGTCTCGGCGGCTTGCTCGCTCACCATGAATGATGCGCTGAAGGTGCTGTCCCTCCGCGTCACCTCGAAGTCGATCTAG
- a CDS encoding HAMP domain-containing histidine kinase, producing MPNGALSRPGAFRRRVARQLTLIVLGFVALGALSGVLIAAMGRRVRHITAETAPDLSNLSSLAATDLDVSLAVSSPRPVADPGRRERLLRDAARLEALSAELASSEHPNAVAAQRSVASAIRTWLSAGPEQEAALRESLRSALGAASQPTEEALAAEVSQAVQDDRAARQTLAWLAVGCVLSVALAALAASRLLNTLLEALEEFERTQMLRRAEAESRAAELDRFASTVAHDLRGPLTSVSLALQLAARELRTPRLRAAVETGQRTIRRLDEMIQELLCFARSGGQPDPGAHANVAEVLAQLDQELQPRAEAQHAHLHVKRADPMEVAMGPSALRSVIANLVENAIKYLGASPTREVEVDAAATPDAVEIHVVDTGQGIPPDKLEEIFRPFRRATQAGSGFGLGLATVKRLVEAYGGRVRVESEVDKGSVFTVLLPRAHG from the coding sequence ATGCCGAACGGAGCGCTCTCCAGGCCTGGGGCCTTTCGACGCCGCGTCGCCCGGCAGCTCACGCTCATCGTCCTGGGCTTCGTGGCCCTCGGCGCGCTCAGCGGGGTGCTGATCGCTGCCATGGGGCGGCGCGTGCGTCACATCACCGCGGAGACCGCACCGGACCTGAGCAACCTCTCCAGCCTGGCGGCCACGGACCTCGACGTCTCCCTCGCCGTGAGCTCGCCCAGGCCCGTCGCGGATCCGGGGAGGCGCGAGCGGCTCCTCAGGGATGCTGCGCGACTGGAGGCGCTGAGCGCAGAGCTCGCGTCGTCGGAGCACCCGAACGCCGTGGCCGCGCAAAGGTCGGTCGCGAGCGCCATACGCACGTGGCTTTCGGCGGGGCCGGAGCAGGAGGCCGCGCTGCGCGAGTCGTTGCGGAGCGCGCTGGGCGCTGCGAGCCAACCCACCGAGGAGGCCCTCGCGGCAGAAGTCTCCCAAGCGGTCCAGGACGACCGCGCCGCGCGGCAAACACTCGCCTGGCTCGCCGTGGGATGCGTGCTCTCGGTGGCGCTCGCTGCGCTCGCCGCATCCAGGCTGCTCAACACCCTGCTCGAGGCGCTGGAGGAGTTCGAGCGAACCCAGATGCTGCGGCGGGCCGAAGCAGAGTCGCGCGCGGCCGAGCTGGACCGCTTCGCGTCCACCGTGGCCCATGACCTGCGCGGACCGTTGACGTCGGTGTCGCTCGCCTTGCAGCTCGCGGCCCGCGAGCTGCGCACGCCCCGGTTGCGCGCGGCCGTGGAGACCGGGCAGAGGACCATCCGGCGCCTCGACGAGATGATCCAAGAGCTCCTTTGCTTCGCCCGGAGCGGCGGCCAGCCCGATCCAGGTGCCCACGCAAACGTGGCCGAGGTGCTCGCGCAGCTCGACCAGGAGCTGCAGCCGCGGGCGGAGGCCCAGCACGCTCACCTGCACGTGAAGCGTGCGGACCCGATGGAGGTGGCCATGGGGCCGTCGGCGCTGCGCTCGGTGATCGCCAACCTCGTGGAGAACGCGATCAAGTACCTGGGCGCCTCGCCCACCCGAGAGGTCGAGGTCGACGCCGCCGCGACCCCGGACGCGGTGGAGATCCACGTCGTCGACACGGGGCAGGGAATTCCCCCCGACAAGCTCGAGGAGATCTTCCGGCCGTTTCGCCGCGCGACGCAGGCAGGCAGCGGCTTCGGGCTCGGGCTGGCCACCGTGAAGCGGCTCGTGGAGGCCTATGGCGGCCGGGTGCGCGTGGAGAGCGAGGTGGACAAGGGCTCGGTGTTCACCGTGCTCCTCCCGCGCGCGCACGGGTGA